GATCTGCTAAAATCTTACCAAAAAGCATTTCAATTGATGCTGAAGACGATAAACCGCCTCCAGCAGGAATATTTCCTTGAACTAAAATATCTAAACCATGAGTACAAGCATGCCCGTGTTCTTGCCAATATTTGAACATTCCTTTAGGGTAATTAGTCCAACTATGAGCCACATATTCTAATTTAGTAAAATTAAAAGTAGTAATACCGTCTTCAGCAAAATTAACTGAATATAGGCGGATTTTTTGATCGTCGCGTGCTTTAACAGCAGCATATGTACCTAGACTAATGGCACAGGGGAAAACTTGACCACCATTATAATCAGTATGTTCACCAATTAAATTGATTCGACCTGGTGCAAAATAGTAATCTGTAGGCTCACTATGAAAAATTTTAGTAAATTCTGTTTTTAAAGAAGTAGTGTTAATTTGATTATCCATTAGCTAAAAATCCTCCTAATTATTTGTAATTACTGCAATTATTATAACGATTAAATGAATTAAAATCAGATAAAATTTGCAATTTTTAAAAGATTAAAAAGAATAATAATGTTATTGATGTAATACTAACGAATAGAGGCTACTTCGTGATAAAGTAATTGTGTAAGAATTCTCATTCAAAACATTTTGGAGGAATATAATGACTACTGTAACAGTAATTGGAAGTATTAATTTAGACCGTAATATTCGGGTTGTCCGTGCACCTCAAGCAGGAGAAACCATTCATACAAAAGAAATCTTTTCTGCTGCAGGAGGTAAAGGTGCTAATCAGGCAGTAGCTTCTCAAAGATCAGGTGCACAAACAAATTTTATTGGCGCTATAGGTGACGATGAAGCTGGTAAATCAATGTTCGATTTATTAAAACGAGAAAAAATGAATGTTAATGGAATAAAAATAATTTCTAATCAAACTACTGGTCAGGCATATATTATTGTAGATGATGCAGGTGAAAACCGCATTATGATTCACTCAGGAGCTAATATGTTATTTGAGCCTGATTATGTGCAGACTCAAGCGAGTTTGATTGAAGCTAGCGACTTTGTGATTGCACAATTTGAAAGTCCAGTAGATAGTACGATTAAAGCATTTGAAATTGCACGTCAATCTGGTGTCAAAACTATTTTAAATCCTGCCCCAGCAATGGAACATGTTCCTAACGAATTATTAGCAGTAACTGATTTGATTATCCCTAACGAAACGGAAACAGAAACTTTAACAGGGATTAAAGTAACCGATTTGGATAGTATGCAAAAATCAGCTCAATATTTCCATAATTTAGGAATTAAAGCGGTAATTATTACTATTGGAAGCAAAGGAGCCTTTTATGATGTTGACCATCAAGGAAGTGGGATTGTCCCAGCATTTAAAGTGAAAGCAGTTGATACTACCGCCGCAGGCGACACCTTCATTGGAGCTTTGTGCAGTGTCTTACAAAAAGACTTTAATAATTTGCCCGCCGCCATTAAATATGGAAATCGGGCATCTTCACTTACAGTACAACGTTTTGGCGCACAACCAGCGATTCCATTTAAACAAGAAATTATAGATGCAGAAAATTAATAATTGGTGATGGTTATACTGTTAACTATGCCCAAATAATTATAAAGAAAATTATTTCCCAGGAAATAGAGGTTTCGTGTACTTTATTGATGCCCCAATAACTATTTATGTCAAATTACAACAACACTGAAATAAACGCCATAATTCTGCCGAGTTTAAGTGAGTAAAAAATTTTGTGAAAGCTGTATCAGCAGCTGATTTTATTGTTTTAGATTCCGATATGAATCTCTGGCAGACTTATTTAAATGGTGAAGTTCGTTATCAAGTTAAATAAAATGTTAAAATACTCTTATCATGCGTTAAAATATGATAAGAGTATTTTAATTTAGATATTAAGGGGGGCAAGTACAGAGATCAAATCACGTTTGGTCTGTACTACACAAATAAATGAAAAAATTAAATAATCAAAAAAATTTGCAGCACTCATTTACTATTAAATTGGCCAATGGTGTGCAGGAACGCATTACTTTTACAGCTGCAAATATTGTGCATATTGTTGGCTATCAAGGTAGCTATCCCAAATCACAACCAACAACTATGAAATCTCAACAAGTCAATACTGGTGGAGATCCAACTATTGCTACTGGTAAAATAAATAAAAAACGCGCATTGCCTTTTGTAGAAAAGACTACCTTAATACCCTTTACAATATCGGTTAAAAAGAACTATTACTTATTACAAACAGCGCAAATCATTTTAAAAATTGACACTTATAATGGGCAGATTAGTTGTTATGAACGTCACGCAGAAAAGCCATTGTTCACTCAAGTGTTGCCCGTTTTTAAAAATGGCCGAGTGTCCACTACACTCAAAAATATTAATCCAACAGCCCGCTATTTTGGTGGCGGGATGCAAAATGGTCATTATGATCATACAGGTAAGATAATTAAAATTGAAAATACGAATGATTGGCTAGATCGGGGAGTAACCTCACCAGCACCGTTTATTTGGTCTAACAGTGGTTTTGGTATTGTCAACAATACGTATGGACAAGGCAATTATGATTGTCAAAATCCGCAACAAATTAACTTTAATTTTCAAGATTATAAAGCTGATAATTACTATTTAATTGGTTTTAAACCTGAGAAAATTTTACAGGCTTATTTTAAATTAACAGGTAAACCCTTATTGTTACCGAAGTTTGCCTGGTATCCAGCACATTTAAATGCTTATAATCGCGATACTTGGATTCAAGTCACTGCCGATTCTGCAGGAGCTCGTTTATTTGAAGATGGTAAATATTATAAAGAGTACCAACCAATTAATCCCAAGAGTTTTAATGTGCAACGTCCGGGTAAAATAACTTTAAATAACCAACAGTTTGTACCCGCAGTTCAGGGTAATGGGGACGTGACTTTTGAAAAAGACAAATCTAATAACCTGCAGGCAGTAAGAGAATCATTAAATGGTGAACAAAATAATTATCAATTTTCTGCTCGCCAAATTATTGATCGCTATCAACAAGCTGATATGCCATTAGGCTGGTTTTTGCCCAATGATGGCTACGGTGCTGGCTATGGTCAAACTGCTGACTTAAAGCAAAATATTGCTAATTTAGCAGAATTTTCACAGTATGCCGCTAGTCATGGTATAAAAACTGGATTATGGACACAAGAAAATTTACTACCACAAAATCCGGCACATCCGCGCGCAGATGAAAGAGACTTTCCCCAAGAAGTTGCTCAAGCTCAAGTTGCAGCAATTAAAACTGACGTAGCATGGGTTGGTGACGGCTATCAAGCAGGAATTGGAGCGCTCCACGATGCTAGCTTTTATATGAGAAAATATGGCCATAATCAACGTCCCTTTGCAGTAACTGTTGACGGTTGGGCGGGCACGCAAAAATATGCAGCAGTTTGGA
The nucleotide sequence above comes from Bombilactobacillus bombi. Encoded proteins:
- the rbsK gene encoding ribokinase encodes the protein MTTVTVIGSINLDRNIRVVRAPQAGETIHTKEIFSAAGGKGANQAVASQRSGAQTNFIGAIGDDEAGKSMFDLLKREKMNVNGIKIISNQTTGQAYIIVDDAGENRIMIHSGANMLFEPDYVQTQASLIEASDFVIAQFESPVDSTIKAFEIARQSGVKTILNPAPAMEHVPNELLAVTDLIIPNETETETLTGIKVTDLDSMQKSAQYFHNLGIKAVIITIGSKGAFYDVDHQGSGIVPAFKVKAVDTTAAGDTFIGALCSVLQKDFNNLPAAIKYGNRASSLTVQRFGAQPAIPFKQEIIDAEN
- a CDS encoding TIM-barrel domain-containing protein, which codes for MKKLNNQKNLQHSFTIKLANGVQERITFTAANIVHIVGYQGSYPKSQPTTMKSQQVNTGGDPTIATGKINKKRALPFVEKTTLIPFTISVKKNYYLLQTAQIILKIDTYNGQISCYERHAEKPLFTQVLPVFKNGRVSTTLKNINPTARYFGGGMQNGHYDHTGKIIKIENTNDWLDRGVTSPAPFIWSNSGFGIVNNTYGQGNYDCQNPQQINFNFQDYKADNYYLIGFKPEKILQAYFKLTGKPLLLPKFAWYPAHLNAYNRDTWIQVTADSAGARLFEDGKYYKEYQPINPKSFNVQRPGKITLNNQQFVPAVQGNGDVTFEKDKSNNLQAVRESLNGEQNNYQFSARQIIDRYQQADMPLGWFLPNDGYGAGYGQTADLKQNIANLAEFSQYAASHGIKTGLWTQENLLPQNPAHPRADERDFPQEVAQAQVAAIKTDVAWVGDGYQAGIGALHDASFYMRKYGHNQRPFAVTVDGWAGTQKYAAVWTGDQAGGTWENIGYQIPTYLSSSLSGLANVGGDIDGIYGGGKPIIQTRDLQWKSFTPLQLNMDGWGSENKTPFTFGQPYTAINRFYLKLKSQLLPYFYSAAYQNTFHGQPLLAPVVYDRNLQLTKTPDLDHEFLVGEHILVAPIYQDAKMDAQGQDFRDGIYLPGKNDVWIDYFTGEEYRGHQVLNNFVVPLWKTPVFIKKGAIIPENNPNNNPTEIDTQTQMISIYPANRETTTLIYDDDGVSEAYLQGKSVQTLVKCKQDLHKIIVEVGMTEGDYQGFESQKQTIIKVKTDHSPQQVLVNGQKLAVTAYEFQVQHPLPFLSQIEGLKHVTNGSWLTIKIPMHDVTKQELKIEIDE